From Bacteroides uniformis:
GTGAAGTTGAGCCGCGAGCATCAGTTGGAAGTCATCAGCCGTTCATTCCACGAAAGAATGTAATATGATAAATGTACACTCCTACGAAAGTATGGGAACATTCGACGGGCCGGGTCTCCGGCTCGTCGTTTTCCTGCAAGGATGTCCGTTCCGTTGTCTGTATTGTGCCAATCCGGATACGATTGATGTAAAAGGAGGCACTCCCACCACTCCGGAAGAGATTCTGCAAATGGCTATCAGCCAAAAGGCATTCTTCGGGAAGAAAGGAGGTATTACTTTCTCCGGCGGTGAGCCTACCCTGCAAGCAGAAGCGCTGATTCCTCTTTTCAAGGAGCTGAAGGCGAACGGCATCCATATCTGTCTGGACAGTAACGGAGGCATCTGGAATGAAAAGGTGGAAGAGCTCTTTAGCCTGACTGACCTCGTGCTGCTGGACATCAAGCAATTCAATCCCGAACGCCACCGTACGCTGACGGGACGAAGCAACGAACAGACACTCCGCACCGCTGCCTGGCTCGAAGAACATGAACACCCCTTCTGGCTGCGCTATGTACTGGTCCCCGGTTACAGCGATTCGGAAGAAGACACCCGCCTGCTGGGTGAAAGTCTTGGCAAATACCAGCAGATACAACGGGTGGAAATACTTCCTTATCACCGTCTGGGTGTTCACAAATACGAAGCCATGGGATGGGATTACAAATTGAAAGAAGTGAAGGAAAATACTCCGGAACAACTGGAACGGGCAGAAAAACTGTTCAAAGAGTATTTCACGAATGTGATAACCAACTAAAACAGAAAAGCAAGGCTGTCCGGATATGATTCCAGACAGCCTTGCTTTTCATTTATAGGGTAAGAATCCTATTCTTTCAAGTTATAGGTAATCTGCTGTACATCATCACTACTGCCACCCACCATAAAGACGAAATCACCAGGTTCTACCATATAATTCATCTCATTGTCATAGAATCCCAGTGCATCGTCAGTTATCTGAAAAGCTACAGTTTTGCTTTCACCCACATTCAGATGAATTTTCCTGAAGCCCTTCAATTCCTTTATCGGACGCGTAACAGAGGCTACCTTATCCTGCACATACAATTGAACTACTTCCTCTCCTGCACACTTACCGGTATTAGTCACTTTTACCGACACCTCCGTATGGACGCCTGCAGCCTTGCCCGGCAGCAGTTTCAAATCAGAATATCCAAAATCCGTGTACGAAAGCCCATATCCGAAAGGATAGGCAGGCTCAGTGGAAGCATCGATATAAGATGCCTTATAGGTCTGTTTCAATGCGGTAGGGCGGCCGGTGCTCTTATTCTGATAATAAATGGGAATCTGTCCTACGTGTGCAGGAAATGTCATGGGCAATTTAGCCGAAGGATTATACTCTCCCCACAACACATTGCATATGGCATTGCCGGCCTCACTTCCCAGCCACCAAGTACACAGTACCGCATCAGCATGTTCCCTTATCTCATTGAAGATTACCGGACGCCCACACATGACAAGAGCAATGACAGGTTTTCCAGTCTTTGCCAGTTCCGACACCAGCTTCTGCTGCCCCTCGGGTATGGCTATATTCACTTTGGAAGCCTTCTCGCCACTCTGACCGAATCTCTCGCCTACCGCCACAACAATGACATCCGAAGCCTCAGCAGCCTGTAATGCTTCCTGCAATCCGGTCAACTGATTGCTCTTCATATCATAGCCTTCAGCATAGCTCACCTCCAGTCCTTTCCGGACCAATGCATCATATAAGGTCACCACTTTGTTCCGGTCCGTAGTGGCAGCCCAAGCACCTGCCATATCGTACTGGGATTTTGAGAGTCCTCCTATCAAGGCTATCTTCCTCGTCTGTGCCGTCAACGGAAGCACAGATTCCCTATTCTCCAGCAATACAACGGAACGCTCGGCCATACGGAGCGAAGCATTACGGACTTCGGGCGCATTGAGTATTCTGGCCGCTCTTTCCGGATTACAGTAGCGAAAAGGGTCCTCAAACAATCCCAACTCATATTTCTTCTCCAATATACGCCGTACTGCATCATCAAGCACACTCTCCTTTACTTTCCCTTCTTGAACAAGCTCCTTCAGATAAGTCAAGTAGCAGGTACTTACCATCTCCATGTCCAGACCAGCATTCAGCGCTTTGGCTGCGGCATCTTTCTTGTCAACAGCATAACGGTGGTTCACCAATTCCTCTACCGAATTATAATCGGACACAACAAATCCCTTAAATCCCCACTGCTCTCTCAATAGCCGGTTGAGCAAGAAATCATTGGCAGTACAAGGAATATTATTAAAATCATTGAAAGCACTCATCACGGTAGCTGCTCCTACCTTTATGGCCGCCTTATAGGGAGGCATATAAAAATTGGCAAAGTGGCCCATTGACATATCCACACTATTATACTCCTTTCCTGCTATCGGTGCACCATATCCGGCAAAATGTTTCATACATGCCATGACAGTCGTCGTGTCTGCCAAATCGTCTCCTTGCAAGCCTCTGACACGCGCCTCCGCTACCCGAGAACCATAATAAGGGTCCTCACCGGCCCCTTCCATGACGCGTCCCCAACGTGCGTCCCACGAAATATCCACCATCGGGGCAAAAACCCAGTTCAAACCATCAGCGGCACTTTCCAAAGCATTGTAGCGTGCAGCTTCCTCAATCATGGCCAAATCGAAACTTGCAGCCTCGGCAAGCGGAAGCGGAAATCCGGTACGATAGCCGTGGATAACATCCAGTCCGAAAATTAAAGGAATGCGCAAACGCGATTGCAAAGCAAGCTCTTGATAACGGCGTATATCCTTTACTCCTATCACATTCAGCATAGAGCCTATTCTGCCTTGCCGGACATACTCTTCTTTAGGAATATTTCCACCGTCGGGTCCGGTAAAATTCCCTCGGTAGGTGCATTGTGCAAGCTGGCCTATCTTTTCATCCAGCGTCATCTGCTTCATCAAGCTTGAGATGAATTTCTCCTTCTCCGTAGTTTGTGCCGAGGTAAAGGTGTTACCAAGTCCCCACAGACAAACCATCAGTATTATTATCTTTTTCATACTGCCATTCTTGTTTTGATATTTATTTTATCATAAAACAACAGTTGCCTTCAATGGTAAATCAGCTGAAGAAGGACCTGCCAGAATCTCAAAAGTCCCCTTTTCCACTACAAACCGATGTGATTCCACATCATAGTAGGCAAAGGCTTCCTCATCCAGCAATATCCGAACGCGCTTGGTTTCACCCTTCTTCAAGTAAACCTTATCGTAGCCTTTCAACTCCTTCAATGGACGCGGAACAGAACATTCCACATCCCGCACATATACCTGAGCCGCTTCCGCAGCATCCATCTTTCCGGTATTCTTGATGTCAAAGCTTACCGTAACCCGGCTTCCCCCCGTCTTCTCAACACTCAGATTACTATATTCAAAACTACTGTATGACAGTCCATACCCGAAAGGATAGAGCGGCTGCTTTCCGTTCCGGTCATATCCCCTATAACCTACGAAAACACCTTCGGCATACTGCACCCGTTTATGAGGTACATTGCGATTGTCATAATAATTACCATATACCGGATTATCTTCCCATTTTTCCTCGATGCTGACTGGTAGTTTGCCACTTGGCGAAAGCTTGCCCGTAATGATTTCGGCAAGGGCCTTTCCACCCTCCTGCCCCGGATACCATGCCATCAAAATAGCTTGTACACTCTGCCCCCAATTGCGGAAATCTATTCCACCTCCGGCATTCACCACCACAGCCACATTATCATGAAGTGAAGCCACTTTATTAATGAGATATTCCTGCCCGTATGACAATGCAAACGGACGGTCGAACCCTTCACCTTCTGTACTGCTGTTGAACCCGGCACATACAATAACATTCCTGGCATGCTTCAGTGAAGAGGCCAAACGCTCCTCATCCATCATTCCTGCCTGGAAACTGACAGTCGCCTCACCCACATTATCAAAATATTCAATACGCAACCGGTATATCTCCCCTGCACTGACCTGCATAAATGCACTGCGGGTACTGAATGAATGGTTCCCCCAATCTCCGGTAATCAGCTTATCGTTTACAAACAGACGGTATCCGTCATCGCCAGCCAGCTGGAACTTGACAGTTCCATCCTTGTCAGCCTTGTAAACTCCCGTCCAACGGGCAGAAAACTGATCTACCGGCATGCCGTCGAACGGTGCACCGTATTTCCAGGCATGGTCTATGGCAGGCTCTATGGCAGCTTGAAAGAGTTCTCCGGTAAGATTACGAGTATTATAATATTCGCCCTTAAAACCGTTTTGCGTAAAACTGCCATCCGTATAAATCTGTTGGGACATATCCTTATAAAGAATGCTGTCAGACAGCAGCTCTATCTGTCTGCCGCCCTTCAACTGAACCATACCGTCATAGAGTGACACTACCGAATAAGGGGTGACAAATCCGCTTCCTCCTCCTGTGGGAATAATATCGGCATTAGGCCCGATTACCAATGTTCTACCGTTCCGGTAAGGCAACGTACCGTTATCATTTTTCAATAAGACTACTCCTTCTCTCGCCAAGTCAAGTGCAATTTCCTTAGACTGTGCATTGTCTTTATCGATAGATTTATCTTCTCTCGGAGTATCAAGTGCTCCAAAAGCAATCAATGTCTGGAGTATATGCCGGACTTTGGCGTCAATGGTCTCTTCCTTCACGATACCATTCTCTATTGCCGGAATAAGAATTTCCCTGGTCATGAATTTACCGACGGGCATTTCCAAATCCAACCCTCCATTAGCGGCTCCCACACCAGAATATACAGATGTCCAGTCAGACATCAGGATACCTTTAAATCCCCACTGCTTGCGTAATACATCAATGTTCAGCCAGCTGTTTTCGGTGGCATGTACCCCGTTCAGCGGATTATAGCTATCCATAACCGCCCCTACTCCTGCTTCCTGCACAGCTTTTCGGAACGCGGGAAAATAAATTTCCTGCAGCGTGCGTTCATCCACATCTGAGCTGGCATGATGTCTGCTCCACTCCTGGTTATTGGCCGCAAAATGCTTCACCGTAGCCATAACTCCCTCTTCCTGCACTCCCAAGATATATTCTTTAGCAGTTTCGCCCGTCAAATAAGGGTCTTCACCAAAATACTCATAGTTTCGCCCGCATAGAGGAGAGCGGTAGATATTGACTCCAGGCCCCAACAGAATACTTACCCCACGGGCCTTTGCATCCCGGGCCAAACCATGTCCCAGCTCTCTAGCCAACTTACGGTTCCATGTCGAAGCCGACAAGATGCCACAAGGATACAAGGTACTTTGAGTATTGTTACGTATGCCTTGCGGACCATCGGCCATCCTGATTTCGGGTATGCCAAGCCGGGGTACAGCCCGGATATAAAAAGATTTGGGACCGGAAATGTAATCGATTTTTTCTTCCAGCGTCATTTGAGAAACCAACTCCCTGGCACGCTGCTCCACCTGGGGAGTAATACACACTTGTGCTTTTGCCGTGATTGCACAACAAAGCAATAGCCCGCTTAAGGCTACTTTCTTTTTAATCTTCATTTTGTCTATTTTACTACGTGTTTGTTATATTGCCGGGCATGTCCCGACCTACTTTCTTTCTTCTCAATCAATAAAAAACCGTGTCCCTTCATCCACCAACGAAGAAACACGGCCGAAAGTTATTAAGAAAATTCTGAATCTACAAGAAAGTGGACAAAAACATGTCTGTCCTGCTATCAATAAGTAAGACGTATACCGGCCTGCAACGTAAAGTTACACGGGTTCTCCTTGCGTATAGTCTGTATCGACGAACCGTCATCAAAGAAATAAGATACTCCCGGTTCCACATACAGGCCCACCCTATTGCTTATGTTATACTGGGCACCGACAGCACCCATGACAGAAAGCTGTACCGGTTTCACAGTCTCACTCTCAGTACCAATCTTGCCATACACACATTTTTCAATGGCACCCCCCGCCGAAACGTACATCGTAAAGTTCTTTGCATCCACAAAGTTCCAGTTGGCCCGTACCGGAATGCCAATATAATGCAGCTTCTGGCTTATCTTTTCCGAGCTGCCCTCATACCTTACGTCAGAAGCAAGATAGGTATACGTCAGCCCGCTTTCCACAGAGAAACCCTTCGCCAAGTTTTTCCGCACCGAAACACCGAAACTGAGCGGTTGTTTATGGTCTATATCCGCAATTTTCTTTTCGCGTCTTTGCAGATAGGGCATACCATCCTTAAAAACCAGTTCCTGCCCGTCGGGAATAGTAACAATGCCATTGGCCGTAGAGGATAAATCTACGTTACCGCCATAAATAGGACTTCCAGGCATGTAGTCCGACATCACATTCGCTTCCCCTTCATTCGCCAATGAAAAACCTCCCGTATTTCCTACGGACAAGCCAACCGCCCATCCTTTAGCATCCCTACCAGAACTGTTTTTTTCCGGAAGATGCAGTTTGTCCCGGCCTGACGGACGATAGCGGTCTTCCCTTGTCTCCGGTTCCTCGGTCTGCATTGTAGTTTCATGGTCCGTATCTTCCACTACCGGTTCTTCCGCCTGCTGTCCAATACCGACAACCTCATCTGCAGTTTCAACCGGCAGCATTTCCTCCTGCTGTTCTTCGCCAACCGATATTCTGATATGTTGTGCAACCAAAGGGTGACTTGCCTCCTTATTGGGCGCCGATGCATTTCCATGTGCCCGATAAGCAGGCTCTATGGAATTAGTCCGTATGGCAGGTACTGTCTGTTCCGGCAAGACGTCCGGAGCCACAGCCAAAGCGGGCACTGACGTATGCCGCATTTCATTCCCTACCGGACTCTGCAACAGCCACAGACTGACGGACGAAACCGCCACC
This genomic window contains:
- a CDS encoding porin family protein, producing MKERMEDELWLKKIKDKLEDYSEPLPVAGWERLEKELSVSGAPITGPHRMIPFRRWAVAAAAVLLVAVSSVSLWLLQSPVGNEMRHTSVPALAVAPDVLPEQTVPAIRTNSIEPAYRAHGNASAPNKEASHPLVAQHIRISVGEEQQEEMLPVETADEVVGIGQQAEEPVVEDTDHETTMQTEEPETREDRYRPSGRDKLHLPEKNSSGRDAKGWAVGLSVGNTGGFSLANEGEANVMSDYMPGSPIYGGNVDLSSTANGIVTIPDGQELVFKDGMPYLQRREKKIADIDHKQPLSFGVSVRKNLAKGFSVESGLTYTYLASDVRYEGSSEKISQKLHYIGIPVRANWNFVDAKNFTMYVSAGGAIEKCVYGKIGTESETVKPVQLSVMGAVGAQYNISNRVGLYVEPGVSYFFDDGSSIQTIRKENPCNFTLQAGIRLTY
- a CDS encoding beta-glucosidase, with protein sequence MKIKKKVALSGLLLCCAITAKAQVCITPQVEQRARELVSQMTLEEKIDYISGPKSFYIRAVPRLGIPEIRMADGPQGIRNNTQSTLYPCGILSASTWNRKLARELGHGLARDAKARGVSILLGPGVNIYRSPLCGRNYEYFGEDPYLTGETAKEYILGVQEEGVMATVKHFAANNQEWSRHHASSDVDERTLQEIYFPAFRKAVQEAGVGAVMDSYNPLNGVHATENSWLNIDVLRKQWGFKGILMSDWTSVYSGVGAANGGLDLEMPVGKFMTREILIPAIENGIVKEETIDAKVRHILQTLIAFGALDTPREDKSIDKDNAQSKEIALDLAREGVVLLKNDNGTLPYRNGRTLVIGPNADIIPTGGGSGFVTPYSVVSLYDGMVQLKGGRQIELLSDSILYKDMSQQIYTDGSFTQNGFKGEYYNTRNLTGELFQAAIEPAIDHAWKYGAPFDGMPVDQFSARWTGVYKADKDGTVKFQLAGDDGYRLFVNDKLITGDWGNHSFSTRSAFMQVSAGEIYRLRIEYFDNVGEATVSFQAGMMDEERLASSLKHARNVIVCAGFNSSTEGEGFDRPFALSYGQEYLINKVASLHDNVAVVVNAGGGIDFRNWGQSVQAILMAWYPGQEGGKALAEIITGKLSPSGKLPVSIEEKWEDNPVYGNYYDNRNVPHKRVQYAEGVFVGYRGYDRNGKQPLYPFGYGLSYSSFEYSNLSVEKTGGSRVTVSFDIKNTGKMDAAEAAQVYVRDVECSVPRPLKELKGYDKVYLKKGETKRVRILLDEEAFAYYDVESHRFVVEKGTFEILAGPSSADLPLKATVVL
- the pflA gene encoding pyruvate formate-lyase-activating protein; the protein is MINVHSYESMGTFDGPGLRLVVFLQGCPFRCLYCANPDTIDVKGGTPTTPEEILQMAISQKAFFGKKGGITFSGGEPTLQAEALIPLFKELKANGIHICLDSNGGIWNEKVEELFSLTDLVLLDIKQFNPERHRTLTGRSNEQTLRTAAWLEEHEHPFWLRYVLVPGYSDSEEDTRLLGESLGKYQQIQRVEILPYHRLGVHKYEAMGWDYKLKEVKENTPEQLERAEKLFKEYFTNVITN
- the bglX gene encoding beta-glucosidase BglX — protein: MKKIIILMVCLWGLGNTFTSAQTTEKEKFISSLMKQMTLDEKIGQLAQCTYRGNFTGPDGGNIPKEEYVRQGRIGSMLNVIGVKDIRRYQELALQSRLRIPLIFGLDVIHGYRTGFPLPLAEAASFDLAMIEEAARYNALESAADGLNWVFAPMVDISWDARWGRVMEGAGEDPYYGSRVAEARVRGLQGDDLADTTTVMACMKHFAGYGAPIAGKEYNSVDMSMGHFANFYMPPYKAAIKVGAATVMSAFNDFNNIPCTANDFLLNRLLREQWGFKGFVVSDYNSVEELVNHRYAVDKKDAAAKALNAGLDMEMVSTCYLTYLKELVQEGKVKESVLDDAVRRILEKKYELGLFEDPFRYCNPERAARILNAPEVRNASLRMAERSVVLLENRESVLPLTAQTRKIALIGGLSKSQYDMAGAWAATTDRNKVVTLYDALVRKGLEVSYAEGYDMKSNQLTGLQEALQAAEASDVIVVAVGERFGQSGEKASKVNIAIPEGQQKLVSELAKTGKPVIALVMCGRPVIFNEIREHADAVLCTWWLGSEAGNAICNVLWGEYNPSAKLPMTFPAHVGQIPIYYQNKSTGRPTALKQTYKASYIDASTEPAYPFGYGLSYTDFGYSDLKLLPGKAAGVHTEVSVKVTNTGKCAGEEVVQLYVQDKVASVTRPIKELKGFRKIHLNVGESKTVAFQITDDALGFYDNEMNYMVEPGDFVFMVGGSSDDVQQITYNLKE